Proteins encoded within one genomic window of Haloferax volcanii DS2:
- a CDS encoding winged helix-turn-helix domain-containing protein, giving the protein MFDVSEEPSAEEIFALLDDEYARAILAQTSIEPMSAKTLSDRCDASLPTIYRRTERLVDCDLLAEQTEIGESGHHYSVFEARLDSLTVEVDEGDISVSLDTGRAEDPADRFTDLWEGI; this is encoded by the coding sequence GTGTTCGACGTGAGTGAGGAGCCCTCCGCCGAGGAAATCTTCGCGCTCCTCGATGACGAGTACGCGCGTGCGATCCTCGCTCAGACGAGCATCGAACCGATGTCCGCCAAAACCTTGAGCGATCGATGTGATGCCTCCCTACCCACGATATACCGGCGCACGGAGCGACTCGTCGACTGTGACTTACTCGCAGAACAGACCGAAATCGGTGAAAGCGGCCACCATTACAGCGTCTTCGAGGCGCGACTCGACAGTCTTACCGTCGAAGTGGACGAGGGAGACATCTCAGTGAGTCTCGACACGGGCCGGGCCGAAGACCCGGCCGACCGCTTCACCGACCTCTGGGAGGGAATCTGA
- a CDS encoding DUF7521 family protein, translating into MVQPSMDLYVNYLVLLAVTLLALVLSLAIVFQAYRGYRRNRSQPMLWLAVGLVLLTAVPFVISLTVASAGTALGFDPVVYTYYVPILNRLIEVVGLVCILYSLYSRP; encoded by the coding sequence ATGGTTCAACCCAGCATGGACCTGTACGTGAACTACCTCGTGTTGCTGGCGGTGACGCTACTGGCGTTGGTTCTCAGCCTTGCCATCGTTTTTCAAGCCTACCGCGGATACCGACGCAATCGAAGCCAGCCGATGCTGTGGCTCGCGGTTGGACTGGTCCTCCTCACGGCCGTGCCGTTCGTGATATCGTTGACGGTCGCATCGGCCGGAACCGCGCTCGGGTTCGACCCGGTTGTGTACACGTACTACGTCCCCATACTGAACAGACTCATCGAAGTCGTCGGACTGGTCTGTATCCTCTATTCGCTTTATAGCCGACCCTGA
- a CDS encoding DUF7847 domain-containing protein, which yields MGVLQALRRTPGALKRAPGLLVPQLIVFALLVPQLLLQSSYPLVSTLYSLGISAVFLLVTPFIQGGMFGMADEALTTRSSLSRFVADGKANYLSLLIAYVLLLVVNGVIGAVGVAAGFGAFLTHGSIGTAFIGLAAIAGLLYLVVAFFVQFYGQAIVIDGASAIDSFKRSYRVVRGNLLATVGYMLLALVIGALSGGVYAGVSLLASADAASAAGLPTLSTPLLVVVGLLAAVIGSVVSAFLLTFSVAVYDELTG from the coding sequence ATGGGAGTCCTCCAAGCCCTCCGACGGACACCGGGTGCGCTCAAGCGTGCTCCGGGTCTGTTGGTCCCACAACTGATCGTGTTCGCGCTGCTAGTCCCCCAGCTGCTGTTGCAGTCGTCGTATCCGCTCGTCTCGACGCTCTACTCGCTGGGTATCTCCGCGGTTTTCCTCCTCGTGACGCCCTTCATCCAGGGCGGCATGTTCGGGATGGCCGACGAGGCCCTGACCACCCGTAGCTCGCTGTCCCGTTTCGTCGCCGACGGGAAGGCCAACTATCTCTCGTTGCTGATCGCCTACGTCCTCTTGCTCGTCGTCAACGGCGTCATCGGTGCGGTCGGTGTCGCGGCCGGCTTCGGGGCGTTCCTGACGCACGGCTCTATCGGGACGGCGTTTATCGGTCTGGCGGCCATTGCGGGACTCCTGTATCTCGTCGTGGCGTTCTTCGTCCAGTTCTACGGCCAGGCTATCGTCATCGACGGTGCGTCCGCAATCGACTCGTTCAAGCGGAGTTATCGCGTGGTCCGAGGGAACCTTCTGGCGACGGTCGGGTACATGCTTCTCGCACTGGTCATCGGCGCGCTTTCCGGTGGTGTCTACGCCGGCGTCTCGCTCTTGGCTAGCGCCGACGCCGCCTCGGCGGCCGGTCTGCCGACGCTCTCGACGCCTCTCCTCGTCGTCGTGGGTCTCCTCGCGGCGGTCATCGGTAGTGTCGTGTCGGCGTTCCTGCTCACGTTCTCCGTCGCCGTCTACGACGAACTGACCGGGTGA
- a CDS encoding ABC transporter permease, translating to MRWSPLARSEYRTVLTSKGAWILALLVVLWGFRPTYAGWDAVGRNITIGYVQIGVDLFLPIGALLLSYQSLIDERTTGSIKFLLGLPLTRTQILLGKTGGRFVGVGTAAVAATLVLAAIGLIEHGTFALLPFLGTLVATLLFAGVMVAIGVFVSTVARRTVTAATGVFAYFLATVFWSRIVTSLYTAVTGVPVDPYDAPASGPLFLALRLTPDGAYNVLTNWFLGVGNSTELFHIVYTKLEPGVSVNAFVVEAAFDGGVPWYLHPALSLVVLLVWAVVPVALARRAFTRGDAL from the coding sequence ATGCGGTGGTCCCCGCTTGCACGCAGCGAATACCGGACAGTGCTCACCTCCAAGGGGGCGTGGATACTCGCGCTCCTTGTCGTCCTCTGGGGGTTCCGACCGACATACGCCGGGTGGGACGCGGTCGGGCGAAACATCACTATCGGGTACGTCCAGATCGGCGTCGATCTGTTCCTCCCTATCGGTGCCCTCCTCCTGTCGTATCAGTCGCTCATCGATGAACGAACCACGGGCAGTATCAAGTTCCTCCTCGGGTTGCCGCTGACGCGGACGCAGATTCTCCTCGGGAAGACGGGTGGCCGGTTCGTGGGCGTCGGGACGGCGGCCGTCGCGGCGACGCTCGTTCTCGCCGCTATCGGCCTCATCGAACACGGCACGTTCGCGCTGCTTCCCTTCCTCGGGACGCTCGTCGCGACGCTGTTATTCGCCGGAGTGATGGTCGCAATCGGCGTCTTCGTCTCGACGGTCGCCCGGCGGACCGTGACCGCTGCGACGGGAGTGTTCGCGTACTTCCTCGCGACGGTGTTCTGGAGTCGGATCGTCACGTCGCTCTATACTGCCGTCACCGGCGTCCCGGTCGACCCATACGACGCGCCGGCGAGCGGACCGCTATTTCTCGCGCTCAGACTGACCCCCGACGGCGCGTACAACGTCCTGACGAACTGGTTTCTCGGCGTCGGCAACTCGACGGAGCTATTCCACATCGTCTACACCAAACTCGAACCGGGGGTTTCGGTGAACGCCTTCGTCGTCGAAGCGGCGTTCGACGGCGGTGTCCCGTGGTACCTCCATCCCGCATTGAGTCTGGTCGTCCTACTCGTCTGGGCGGTAGTGCCAGTGGCCCTCGCCCGACGTGCGTTCACCCGGGGTGACGCGCTATGA
- a CDS encoding ABC transporter ATP-binding protein: MNSTEPAIELETVTKKYGDVRAVDSLDLVVERGETYGFLGPNGAGKSTTIGLLLDYLRPTSGTVRVLGHDPRRDVVAVHDRVGVLPDRFGLYEDRSARQHVALVAETKRAGDDPENRLERVGLGDAVDDEVGAFSSGMEQRLALAMALVGDPDLLILDEPFSGVDPHGVRRVREIVREENERGATVFFSSHVLGQVELVCDRIGVLHGGQLVAEGTLDDLRARTASPNDATMEDVFVELTDARADDGGDRR, translated from the coding sequence ATGAACTCGACAGAGCCCGCAATCGAACTCGAAACGGTGACCAAGAAGTACGGCGACGTTCGCGCCGTCGACAGCCTCGACCTCGTGGTCGAGCGCGGCGAAACGTACGGATTTCTCGGCCCGAACGGCGCTGGGAAATCGACGACGATCGGTCTGTTGCTCGATTATCTCCGACCGACTTCGGGAACGGTTCGCGTCCTCGGCCACGACCCACGACGCGATGTCGTGGCGGTTCACGACCGCGTAGGGGTGCTTCCGGACCGATTCGGCCTCTACGAGGACCGTTCCGCACGTCAGCACGTCGCCCTCGTCGCAGAGACGAAGCGGGCCGGCGACGACCCGGAGAACCGCCTCGAACGCGTCGGACTCGGTGATGCCGTCGACGACGAGGTGGGTGCCTTCTCCAGTGGAATGGAACAACGGTTGGCGCTCGCGATGGCGCTCGTCGGCGACCCGGACCTGCTCATCTTGGACGAGCCGTTCAGCGGGGTCGACCCCCACGGCGTCCGACGCGTCCGGGAAATCGTCCGCGAGGAGAACGAGCGTGGTGCGACCGTCTTCTTCTCCAGTCACGTTCTCGGGCAGGTCGAACTCGTCTGTGACCGGATCGGCGTCCTCCACGGGGGACAGTTGGTCGCCGAGGGAACGCTCGACGACCTCCGAGCACGGACTGCATCACCCAACGACGCGACGATGGAAGACGTGTTCGTCGAACTCACCGACGCCCGTGCCGACGACGGAGGTGACCGGCGATGA
- a CDS encoding fibronectin type III domain-containing protein, whose protein sequence is MATASSGWTDWTLYCLHEGPFCGVDGRKHDRYRWEHERVLSIPLERPRENGTAFALQEYSIVGPNDPSAPSLSVSDESSSSVELSWTEARGAESYTLHRRPPDGDFEVVADEIAENSFYTQYTDAGVSSGSDYEYRLTAVNSVGKTDSTIVRVTTGGSSNATMD, encoded by the coding sequence TTGGCGACAGCATCCTCGGGGTGGACCGACTGGACGCTCTACTGTCTCCACGAGGGCCCGTTCTGTGGAGTGGACGGTCGAAAACACGATAGATATCGGTGGGAACACGAGAGGGTCCTGTCGATACCACTCGAACGGCCCCGCGAGAACGGCACGGCGTTCGCACTCCAGGAGTACTCGATTGTGGGACCGAACGACCCGTCTGCACCCTCACTGTCGGTGTCTGACGAGTCGTCGTCGAGTGTCGAACTGTCGTGGACCGAGGCGCGAGGCGCGGAGAGTTACACGCTCCATCGGCGGCCACCCGACGGTGATTTCGAGGTCGTCGCGGACGAAATCGCGGAAAATTCGTTTTACACCCAGTACACCGACGCCGGCGTGAGTTCGGGCAGTGACTACGAGTACAGACTCACGGCCGTCAATAGCGTCGGCAAGACCGACTCGACCATCGTTCGGGTCACGACCGGTGGTTCGTCGAACGCGACGATGGACTAG
- a CDS encoding beta-galactosidase — translation MTVGVCYFPEHWSRERWETDISQMAEAGIEYVRMGEFAWRRIEPERGTFDFAWLDETVELIGKSGMKAVLCTPTATPPKWLVDEHPDVRQREQDGTPREWGSRRFTCFNSPTYRSETERIVSVLTDRYADNPHVAGWQTDNEFGCHETVTCYCEDCGEAFSEWLADRYESVADLNDAWGTTFWSQQYDDFESIDPPKPTPAANHPSRVLAYERFSNDSVAEYNRLHAALIREANDEWFVTHNFMGGFSLDAFRLADDLDFLSWDSYPTGFVQDRQPDTPTVDELRAGNPDQVSMNHDLQRGAKGKPFWVMEQQPGDINWPPQSPQPADGAMRLWAHHAVAHGADAVVYFRWRRCRQGQEQYHAGLRRQDGSPDRGYREASTAADELFDLDSVDASVALVHDYESLWATRSQPLSPDWDYWNHLRTYYDALRADVEPPSGVTSSLRTYYDALRARGVQVDIVSPEATLERYDAVVAPTLYLVGDELSTALTDYVDSGGCLLLGARTGEKDPYNRLHESLAPGPLTALTGAQVARHETLPDHVETRLSYDGATYEFRTWASWLAPEVGVPRGEYRTGEAAGNTAIVRNAAGDGSVTYCGCWPGDDLADALVTELLDAAGVEYTERFPDGVRVMERDGYTWALNFTSDPVTLTVPDSTGFLLGESTVDAFDTAVLDGSIRGVGLASE, via the coding sequence ATGACAGTTGGTGTCTGCTATTTCCCGGAGCACTGGTCGCGAGAGCGCTGGGAGACCGATATCAGTCAGATGGCCGAGGCTGGAATCGAATACGTTCGAATGGGGGAGTTCGCGTGGCGACGAATCGAACCGGAGCGAGGGACGTTCGATTTCGCGTGGTTAGACGAGACCGTCGAACTCATCGGGAAGTCCGGTATGAAAGCGGTTCTGTGCACGCCGACAGCGACGCCGCCGAAATGGCTCGTCGACGAACATCCCGACGTTCGACAGCGAGAGCAAGACGGTACGCCGCGTGAGTGGGGGAGCCGTCGGTTCACCTGTTTCAACTCACCCACCTACCGTTCCGAGACCGAACGCATCGTTAGCGTGCTGACCGACCGATACGCCGACAACCCCCACGTCGCCGGGTGGCAGACTGACAACGAATTCGGCTGTCACGAGACGGTTACCTGCTACTGCGAGGACTGTGGCGAGGCATTTAGCGAATGGCTCGCCGACCGCTATGAGAGCGTTGCCGACCTCAACGACGCGTGGGGAACGACGTTTTGGAGCCAGCAGTACGACGATTTCGAGAGTATCGACCCCCCAAAACCGACACCGGCCGCCAACCACCCTTCGCGGGTACTCGCCTACGAACGGTTTAGTAACGACAGCGTGGCCGAGTACAACCGCCTGCACGCAGCCCTCATCCGCGAAGCAAACGACGAGTGGTTCGTCACGCACAACTTCATGGGTGGTTTTTCACTCGACGCCTTTCGCCTCGCCGACGACCTCGATTTCCTCTCGTGGGACTCCTATCCGACGGGGTTCGTGCAGGACCGACAGCCGGACACGCCGACGGTCGACGAATTACGAGCGGGGAACCCCGACCAAGTGAGCATGAACCACGACCTCCAGCGCGGCGCGAAAGGAAAGCCGTTCTGGGTGATGGAGCAACAGCCGGGAGACATCAACTGGCCGCCGCAGTCGCCGCAACCGGCCGACGGGGCGATGCGCCTGTGGGCTCACCACGCCGTCGCCCACGGCGCGGACGCCGTCGTCTACTTCCGCTGGCGTCGCTGTCGTCAAGGGCAAGAACAGTACCACGCCGGGCTTCGGCGGCAGGACGGCTCTCCGGACCGCGGGTACCGCGAAGCATCGACCGCCGCCGACGAACTGTTCGACTTGGATTCGGTCGATGCGTCAGTCGCGCTCGTCCACGACTACGAGAGCCTGTGGGCGACGCGTTCGCAACCTCTCTCGCCCGACTGGGACTACTGGAACCACTTACGGACGTACTACGATGCGCTTCGCGCAGACGTTGAGCCTCCCTCCGGAGTAACCTCATCCTTACGGACGTACTACGATGCGCTTCGCGCCCGCGGCGTGCAGGTCGACATCGTCTCGCCGGAAGCGACTCTCGAACGGTACGACGCGGTCGTCGCACCGACTTTGTATCTCGTCGGCGACGAACTGTCGACCGCGCTGACCGACTACGTCGATTCGGGTGGCTGTCTCCTCCTCGGTGCTCGAACGGGGGAGAAAGACCCGTACAACCGGCTTCACGAGTCGCTCGCGCCGGGACCACTCACCGCTCTCACCGGCGCGCAGGTGGCGCGTCACGAAACGCTTCCCGACCACGTCGAGACGCGACTCTCCTACGACGGTGCGACGTACGAGTTCCGAACGTGGGCTTCGTGGCTGGCCCCCGAAGTCGGAGTTCCACGAGGCGAGTACCGGACGGGTGAAGCAGCCGGAAACACCGCAATCGTGCGGAACGCCGCCGGAGACGGGAGCGTGACGTACTGTGGCTGCTGGCCGGGGGACGACCTTGCCGACGCACTCGTGACAGAGTTACTGGACGCCGCCGGCGTCGAGTACACTGAGCGATTCCCGGACGGCGTGCGCGTGATGGAGCGCGACGGCTATACGTGGGCGCTTAACTTCACGAGCGACCCGGTGACGTTGACCGTCCCCGATTCCACCGGGTTCCTGCTCGGTGAGTCCACCGTCGACGCGTTCGATACCGCGGTACTCGACGGATCCATCCGAGGTGTCGGACTCGCGTCCGAGTGA
- the kdgK2 gene encoding 2-dehydro-3-deoxygalactonokinase KdgK2, producing MTAELVTFGETMIRLSPPEGERIETARSLEFRTAGAESNVAVAASRLGCSAAWLSKLPDSPLGRRVTTELRTHGVEPYVRWDDDARQGAYYIEQGRAPRPTNVIYDRADAAVTTARPDELAVDIVEDAAAFYTSGITPALSETLRETTGELLQTATEAGTTTAFDLNYRSKLWSPSDARDACESLFPKVDVLVAAERDIRAVLELDGDAPTLASELAGDFDFETVVVTRGEDGALARHGGTVYEQPVFETDTVDAIGTGDAFVGAFLSRLIAGEPVETALAYGAATAALKRTVHGDLAVVTPDEVERVLRGGDAGIDR from the coding sequence ATGACGGCTGAACTCGTCACGTTCGGCGAGACGATGATTCGGCTGAGCCCGCCGGAGGGCGAGCGAATCGAGACCGCCCGGTCCCTCGAATTCCGGACCGCCGGTGCGGAAAGCAACGTCGCGGTCGCCGCCTCCCGTCTCGGCTGCTCCGCCGCGTGGCTCTCGAAGCTTCCAGACTCGCCGCTCGGTCGACGCGTTACCACGGAACTCCGAACACACGGCGTCGAGCCGTACGTCCGCTGGGACGACGACGCTCGCCAAGGCGCGTACTACATCGAACAGGGGCGCGCGCCGCGTCCGACGAACGTGATATACGACCGCGCCGATGCGGCAGTCACGACCGCGCGACCGGACGAACTCGCTGTCGACATCGTGGAAGACGCGGCGGCGTTCTACACCAGCGGCATCACGCCGGCGCTCTCCGAGACGCTTCGGGAGACGACCGGCGAGCTTCTGCAAACGGCGACCGAAGCGGGGACGACGACCGCGTTCGACCTCAACTACCGGTCGAAGCTCTGGTCGCCGTCCGACGCACGCGACGCGTGCGAATCGCTCTTTCCAAAGGTCGACGTCCTCGTCGCCGCAGAACGAGACATCCGCGCTGTTCTGGAACTCGACGGCGACGCGCCGACACTCGCATCGGAGTTGGCCGGCGATTTCGATTTCGAGACGGTCGTGGTCACTCGCGGGGAAGACGGTGCACTCGCCCGACACGGCGGAACGGTGTACGAGCAACCGGTCTTCGAGACGGACACGGTCGATGCCATCGGGACCGGCGACGCCTTTGTCGGCGCGTTCCTGTCGCGGCTCATCGCGGGCGAACCAGTCGAAACAGCGCTCGCCTACGGCGCGGCGACCGCCGCGCTCAAACGGACAGTTCACGGCGACCTCGCGGTCGTGACGCCTGACGAAGTCGAACGCGTCCTCCGCGGAGGCGACGCCGGAATCGACCGATAA
- a CDS encoding bifunctional 4-hydroxy-2-oxoglutarate aldolase/2-dehydro-3-deoxy-phosphogluconate aldolase, translating to MSHHPARRIRETGLIAIIRGTDADTAIETVEALTRGGVSTVEITANTDGVLGMLRDVSASFTADEVTIGAGTVLDSETARAALLAGAEYLVTPTFDEGVIRTGNRYGAPSMVGIATPTEAVNAYEAGAEMVKVFPAGTLGPEFVSALGGPLGHIPTVPTGGVALDTVDEFFDAGATAVGVGSAIVDNDAVSRGDFATIETNARSFVEAVERARRD from the coding sequence ATGAGCCACCACCCAGCACGCCGCATTCGGGAGACCGGCCTCATCGCCATCATCCGTGGAACCGACGCCGACACGGCGATCGAAACCGTCGAAGCGCTCACGCGCGGCGGCGTCTCGACCGTCGAGATAACCGCGAACACGGACGGCGTCCTCGGCATGCTCCGCGACGTGTCCGCGTCGTTCACGGCGGACGAGGTCACCATCGGCGCGGGAACCGTCCTCGACAGCGAGACGGCTCGCGCGGCGCTGCTCGCGGGTGCGGAGTACTTGGTCACGCCGACGTTCGACGAGGGGGTCATCCGGACCGGTAACAGATACGGTGCCCCTTCGATGGTCGGCATCGCGACACCGACGGAGGCGGTCAACGCCTACGAGGCCGGTGCCGAGATGGTGAAGGTGTTCCCGGCCGGAACGCTCGGCCCCGAGTTCGTCTCCGCACTGGGCGGGCCGCTCGGACACATCCCGACGGTTCCGACGGGTGGCGTGGCCCTCGATACCGTCGACGAGTTCTTCGACGCCGGAGCGACTGCCGTCGGTGTCGGCAGCGCAATCGTAGACAACGACGCCGTCTCGCGCGGCGATTTCGCGACCATCGAGACCAACGCGCGTTCCTTCGTCGAAGCGGTCGAACGCGCACGCCGCGACTGA
- the gfo6 gene encoding D-xylose 1-dehydrogenase Gfo6, whose translation MSLEAFLDDFERRNWQRVSDGTVRIAVIGLGWWTVDQAIPAIDASGLCETTVTVSSTSEKAKRVAAGVETATHGLSYDEFHAGEAADAYDAVYICSPNALHLPYARTAAELGKAVLCEKPIEASSERGQQMVDACDEAGVPLIVGYRMHTEPAIRRARKLIRDGVIGDPVHAIGTNSQAMLELISDPNQWRLDPELAGPGATVTDIGIYPLNTCRFLLDSDPVAAQAFMQSSHDAFDQVPDEHSSFMVEFDDGTYLAATASQNAQATTSLRIVGTNGEILVEPAFHMETEIRVTRDDVSVTLDTPQVNQMTELFDYAADRILTDAPIGPDGEHGVLDMRLIEAVYEAGESGRVVTLD comes from the coding sequence ATGTCGTTAGAAGCGTTCCTCGACGATTTCGAGCGCCGTAACTGGCAGCGTGTTTCCGACGGGACGGTCCGCATCGCAGTCATCGGGCTCGGGTGGTGGACCGTCGACCAAGCGATTCCGGCTATCGACGCGTCCGGGCTGTGCGAGACGACCGTCACCGTCAGTAGCACCTCTGAGAAAGCAAAGCGGGTTGCGGCCGGCGTCGAAACGGCGACACACGGTCTCTCGTACGACGAGTTCCACGCCGGCGAGGCCGCCGACGCCTACGACGCGGTGTACATCTGCTCGCCCAACGCGCTTCATCTCCCGTACGCGCGGACGGCCGCCGAGTTGGGCAAGGCCGTCCTCTGCGAGAAACCGATCGAGGCGAGTAGCGAACGCGGGCAGCAGATGGTCGATGCGTGTGACGAGGCGGGCGTTCCGCTTATCGTCGGCTACCGCATGCATACCGAACCCGCGATTCGACGCGCGCGAAAGTTGATTCGCGACGGCGTCATCGGCGACCCGGTCCACGCAATCGGGACGAACTCGCAAGCGATGCTCGAACTGATTTCCGACCCGAATCAATGGCGGCTCGACCCCGAACTGGCGGGGCCGGGGGCGACCGTCACGGACATCGGCATCTATCCACTCAACACCTGCCGGTTCCTGCTCGATTCCGATCCGGTTGCCGCGCAGGCGTTCATGCAATCTTCTCACGACGCGTTCGACCAGGTACCCGACGAGCACAGCTCGTTCATGGTGGAGTTCGACGACGGAACGTACTTGGCCGCGACCGCCAGTCAAAACGCCCAAGCGACGACGAGCCTCCGAATCGTCGGGACCAACGGCGAGATTCTCGTCGAGCCTGCCTTCCACATGGAAACCGAAATCCGAGTGACGCGCGACGACGTTTCGGTCACGCTCGACACGCCGCAGGTCAATCAGATGACCGAGTTGTTCGACTACGCCGCAGACCGCATCTTGACCGACGCGCCGATCGGTCCCGACGGCGAACACGGCGTCCTCGATATGCGACTCATCGAGGCCGTCTACGAAGCAGGCGAGTCCGGCCGTGTGGTCACGCTCGACTGA
- the dgoD gene encoding galactonate dehydratase, producing the protein MSKITEYELFEVPPRWLFLKLETTDGVVGWGEPVVEGRAHSVRAAVEELMDNYVLGTDPAAIEDHWQAMYRGGFYRGGPVLMSAIAGIDQALWDIKGKHFGAPVHELLGGATRDRMRVYQWIGGDRPSEVAEQAELKVEAGLTAVKMNATAELERIDTPASVQAAVNRLEEVREAVGPEIDIGVDFHGRVSKPMAKRLAKALEPYEPMFIEEPVLPEHNDVLPEIAQHTTIPIATGERMYSRWDFKQVFENGAVDLIQPDLSHAGGITEVKKIASMAEAYDVALAPHCPLGPIALASCLQVDTCSPNALIQEQSLNIHYNQRNDVLDYLEDKSAFEYEDGYVAVPDEPGLGIQMDEQYIRKQAERPVNWHNPVWRHEDGSVAEW; encoded by the coding sequence ATGAGTAAGATTACAGAGTATGAACTGTTCGAGGTGCCACCGCGATGGCTGTTTCTCAAGTTGGAGACGACCGACGGCGTCGTCGGCTGGGGCGAACCGGTCGTGGAGGGACGCGCTCACAGCGTCAGGGCCGCCGTCGAGGAACTGATGGACAACTACGTCCTTGGAACGGACCCCGCGGCAATAGAAGACCACTGGCAGGCGATGTACCGGGGAGGCTTCTACCGCGGCGGTCCGGTGTTGATGAGCGCGATTGCGGGTATCGACCAGGCGCTGTGGGACATCAAAGGGAAACACTTCGGAGCCCCGGTTCACGAACTGCTCGGCGGTGCGACGCGAGACCGAATGCGTGTCTATCAGTGGATTGGTGGGGACCGCCCCTCGGAGGTCGCCGAACAGGCCGAACTGAAAGTCGAGGCGGGGCTGACCGCCGTGAAGATGAACGCCACGGCGGAGCTTGAACGGATTGACACGCCCGCGTCGGTCCAAGCGGCGGTCAATCGACTCGAAGAAGTCAGGGAGGCCGTTGGCCCCGAAATCGACATCGGCGTCGACTTCCACGGGCGCGTCTCGAAGCCCATGGCGAAGCGGTTGGCGAAGGCGCTCGAACCGTACGAGCCGATGTTCATCGAAGAGCCCGTCCTCCCCGAACACAACGACGTGCTCCCGGAAATCGCACAGCACACGACGATTCCGATTGCGACGGGCGAGCGAATGTACTCGCGCTGGGATTTCAAGCAGGTGTTCGAGAACGGCGCGGTCGACCTGATTCAGCCAGACCTCAGCCACGCGGGTGGCATTACCGAAGTCAAAAAGATCGCATCGATGGCCGAGGCGTACGACGTCGCACTCGCACCGCACTGTCCGCTCGGCCCGATTGCGCTCGCCTCGTGCCTCCAAGTGGACACCTGTTCCCCCAACGCGCTCATCCAAGAACAGAGCCTCAACATCCACTACAACCAGCGGAACGACGTGCTCGACTATCTCGAAGACAAGAGTGCGTTCGAGTACGAAGACGGCTACGTCGCGGTTCCTGACGAACCCGGACTTGGAATACAGATGGACGAACAGTACATCCGAAAGCAGGCCGAACGCCCGGTCAACTGGCACAACCCCGTGTGGCGTCACGAAGACGGCAGCGTCGCCGAGTGGTGA
- a CDS encoding IclR family transcriptional regulator has protein sequence MPTADDYGIKATMTSHRILDTIRSRDRPTLTEIARALDLSKPAVHKHLATLEAIGYVMRRDGGYEIGLELVSFGVYARRRQRIYEVARSRVVELANTMREQVCLVVPGQGSEWNCLYMFTAVPADVDTPDQEGEIRPLHATAAGKVLLANMDKDEVAEFLDHDSLSSETANTITERNELQSKLQAIRDQGVAYDRQEQSDDYRGVAAPVLDDDGRPLGAIEVLGPPPRMSGKRLEEDTVGLVVSGAKDVENKISID, from the coding sequence ATGCCCACCGCAGACGACTACGGAATCAAGGCGACGATGACGAGCCATCGAATCCTCGATACGATACGGAGTCGCGACCGGCCGACGCTGACAGAAATCGCTCGGGCACTCGACCTCTCGAAACCGGCGGTCCACAAGCACCTCGCGACGCTCGAAGCTATCGGCTACGTCATGCGACGTGACGGGGGGTACGAAATCGGACTCGAACTCGTGAGTTTCGGCGTCTACGCGAGGCGACGCCAGCGGATATACGAGGTCGCCCGGTCACGGGTGGTCGAACTGGCCAACACCATGCGAGAGCAGGTCTGTCTGGTCGTTCCGGGACAGGGTAGTGAGTGGAACTGCCTCTACATGTTCACGGCCGTGCCAGCGGATGTAGACACTCCGGACCAGGAGGGGGAGATACGACCATTGCACGCGACGGCGGCCGGGAAGGTACTCCTCGCCAATATGGACAAAGACGAGGTTGCGGAGTTTCTCGACCACGACTCGCTCTCCTCGGAGACTGCGAATACGATTACCGAACGCAACGAGTTGCAGTCCAAGCTCCAAGCGATTCGCGACCAAGGAGTCGCATACGACAGACAGGAGCAATCGGACGACTATCGCGGTGTCGCCGCACCGGTCCTCGACGACGACGGTCGCCCGTTGGGCGCAATCGAAGTCCTCGGCCCTCCTCCGCGAATGAGCGGAAAGCGTCTCGAAGAGGACACCGTCGGATTGGTCGTCAGCGGAGCGAAGGACGTGGAGAATAAAATCTCTATCGACTGA